The following are encoded together in the Brassica napus cultivar Da-Ae chromosome A9, Da-Ae, whole genome shotgun sequence genome:
- the LOC125578098 gene encoding uncharacterized protein LOC125578098 translates to MVKRQNRAVTKQRCKEKWATKGDLNTKYYHASVKYNRARKQITKLRDENGQDHFSEEAKGEVASEYFRNLFKSTNGGDFSQLFEGFSSRVSPSMNESLSKEVSNEMKSRVTLEVNDFFSSGTFPSDWNFTHLCLLPKIDDPIFMSDLRPISLCSFLYKIISKIMVSRLKPLMADIVSPTQSAFVEERLITDNILIAHEVIHALKTNEQMSSGFMAIKPDMSKAFDRVEWGYLRALLRALGFEENWIEKIMFCVSTAVENGSIHGIQFSEEGPMIHHMLFADDCLLICKASSEQLINVAKSAITFGVKVKDNIKAEIKQITGNPYQAVAMAMPVYAMSCFKLTKTSCDNLTKAMADFWWNSLEHKRKMHWLSWTKLCLAKEQGGLGFKDIQSFNQALLAKQAWRILNHPDSLLAWFLKAGISKVQTFSRLRMVQDLLMLGVAFSLGKFAETGSKKAYRKCETVSVWVDRWIEGNERRAPLMKNIFVDLLLKVSDLIDLQNNCWNMEKLQELFYQEDIDRIMSMKTAFGEEDYWVWVHNKNGSYSVKSGYWFITICAEEKRSEKRNLVLH, encoded by the exons ATGGTGAAACGGCAGAATAGAGCTGTCACAAAG CAAAGATGTAAGGAGAAGTGGGCTACTAAAGGTGACTTGAATACGAAGTATTATCATGCCTCAGTCAAGTATAATAGAGCTAGAAAGCAAATTACCAAGCTGAGGGATGAAAATGGCCAAGATCATTTTTCGGAGGAAGCCAAGGGTGAAGTAGCCAGTGAATACTTTAGAAATCTGTTCAAGTCTACCAATGGCGGGGATTTCTCTCAGTTGTTTGAAGGGTTCTCGAGTCGTGTGTCGCCTAGTATGAATGAGTCCTTATCTAAGGAAGTGAGCAATGAAATGAAGAG TCGTGTGACTTTGGAAGTTAATGATTTCTTTTCGTCCGGTACATTCCCATCTGATTGGAATTTCACTCATCTCTGTTTATTGCCGAAAATTGATGATCCGATCTTCATGTCTGACCTGAGACCTATCAGTCTATGCTCATTTCTATACAAGATCATCTCAAAGATTATGGTTTCTAGGCTGAAGCCATTGATGGCAGATATCGTGTCTCCAACGCAGTCTGCTTTCGTGGAAGAAAGACTTATAACTGATAATATCCTCATTGCACATGAGGTAATTCATGCGTTGAAAACCAATGAGCAGATGTCGTCGGGGTTTATGGCAATCAAACCAGACATGTCGAAGGCTTTCGACCGTGTTGAATGGGGTTACCTGCGTGCTCTGCTTCGAGCATTAGGGTTTGAAGAGAACTGGATTGAGAAGATAATGTTTTGTGTGTCAACG GCAGTAGAGAATGGGAGCATACATGGAATTCAATTCTCAGAGGAAGGTCCGAtgattcatcatatgttgtttGCGGACGACTGTTTACTCATCTGCAAAGCGTCGTCGGAGCAG TTAATCAATGTTGCAAAATCTGCCATCACTTTTGGAGTCAAGGTCAAAGACAATATCAAAGCTGAGATCAAGCAAATCACAG GAAATCCTTATCAAGCAGTGGCAATGGCAATGCCTGTATACGCCATGTCTTGTTTTAAACTAACCAAGACATCTTGTGATAATCTCACCAAGGCCATGGCAGATTTTTGGTGGAATTCTTTGGAGCATAAAAGAAAGATGCATTGGTTAAGCTGGACCAAACTTTGCCTGGCAAAAGAACAAGGAGGTCTTGGGTTTAAAGATATTCAGAGTTTCAACCAAGCTCTTTTGGCTAAGCAAGCATGGAGAATCTTAAACCATCCTGACTCGTTGCTCGCGTGGTTTTTAAAAGCAGGTATTTCAAAAGTACAGACTTTCTCTCGGCTAAGAATGGTCCAAGACCTTCTTATGCTTGGCGTAGCATTCAGTTTGGGAAAATTTGCTGAGACAGGGTCTAAGAAAGCATATAGGAAATGTGAGACGGTATCAGTTTGGGTGGATCGCTGGATTGAAGGCAATGAGAGAAGGGCTCCCCTCATGAAGAACATTTTTGTCGACCTGTTGCTTAAGGTCAGTGATCTGATAGACCTTCAGAACAACTGCTGGAATATGGAAAAGCTTCAAGAGTTGTTTTATCAGGAAGATATCGATAGGATTATGTCTATGAAAACAGCTTTTGGGGAAGAAGACTATTGGGTATGGGTGCATAATAAAAATGGCAGCTATTCGGTGAAATCGGGCTATTGGTTTATCACAATCTGTGCAGAAGAGAAGAGATCAGAGAAGCGGAATCTCGTCCTTCACTGA
- the LOC125578099 gene encoding uncharacterized protein LOC125578099, whose translation MKSRVTLEVNDFFSSGTFPSDWNFTHLCLLPKIDDPIFMSDLRPISLCSFLYKIISKIMVSRLKPLMADIVSPTQSAFVEERLITDNILIAHEVIHALKTNEQMSSGFMAIKPDMSKAFDRVEWGYLRALLRALGFEENWIEKIMFCVSTVRYATLINEIPYGPILPERGLRQGDPMSPFLFVLCTEGLIHLMHKAVENGSIHGIQFSEEGPMIHHMLFADDCLLICKASSEQANKLIEILQIYESATGQLINVAKSAITFGVKVKDNIKAEIKQITGIEKEGGTGSYLGLPECFSGSKTEILAYIYDRLRDRLSGWFAKLLSLGERKSLSKQWQWQCLYFKSTDFLSAKNGPRPSYAWRSIQFGKDLLRQGLRKHIGNGETVSDLIDLQNNCWNMEKLQELFYQEDIDRIMSMKTAFGEEDYWVWVHNKNGSYSVKSGYWFINNLCRREEIREAESRPSLNDLKADIWKLQTAPKIKSFFWRAVSNAIPVGEILVKRGIKMDPCCQDCGAQRESINHILFQCSIARQVWALANVPHPQNGFDEVSHFSNFHTLLVMMKNKNISEEVRNAIPWIVWYLWKYRNGIIFEAKKVSASDLVVKVLEEAEFWLLAQKNEQQREKEEHEAGMVVIKSWSVPPRGWLKGNIGVEWNRVQARSGAAWVIRDDKGKVLLHSRRAFSNICSLDEAKYQALLWSVESFHFHHLNKIIIALDDSTFPSVVLRPKAWPSFRCQYIEIMKRLEKFEWWRLQKEERSSNRGAFFIAQSVIKGGYAQSYVAAGAPFWLLHLFQYEECLSSMGLAS comes from the exons ATGAAGAG TCGTGTGACTTTGGAAGTTAATGATTTCTTTTCGTCCGGTACATTCCCATCTGATTGGAATTTCACTCATCTCTGTTTATTGCCGAAAATTGATGATCCGATCTTCATGTCTGACCTGAGACCTATCAGTCTATGCTCATTTCTATACAAGATCATCTCAAAGATTATGGTTTCTAGGCTGAAGCCATTGATGGCAGATATCGTGTCTCCAACGCAGTCTGCTTTCGTGGAAGAAAGACTTATAACTGATAATATCCTCATTGCACATGAGGTAATTCATGCGTTGAAAACCAATGAGCAGATGTCGTCGGGGTTTATGGCAATCAAACCAGACATGTCGAAGGCTTTCGACCGTGTTGAATGGGGTTACCTGCGTGCTCTGCTTCGAGCATTAGGGTTTGAAGAGAACTGGATTGAGAAGATAATGTTTTGTGTGTCAACGGTCAGATATGCTACCTTGATTAATGAAATTCCTTATGGCCCCATTCTTCCAGAAAGAGGGTTACGGCAGGGAGATCCAATGTCGCCGTTTCTTTTTGTGCTTTGCACTGAGGGTCTGAttcatttgatgcacaaggcaGTAGAGAATGGGAGCATACATGGAATTCAATTCTCAGAGGAAGGTCCGAtgattcatcatatgttgtttGCGGACGACTGTTTACTCATCTGCAAAGCGTCGTCGGAGCAGGCAAATAAGCTGATAGAGATTCTGCAAATCTATGAAAGTGCTACTGGGCAGTTAATCAATGTTGCAAAATCTGCCATCACTTTTGGAGTCAAGGTCAAAGACAATATCAAAGCTGAGATCAAGCAAATCACAGGTATTGAAAAAGAGGGTGGTACGGGTTCCTATCTAGGGTTGCCAGAGTGCTTCAGTGGGTCAAAGACGGAGATATTGGCTTACATCTATGACAGACTTAGGGATAGACTTTCTGGTTGGTTCGCTAAACTCCTATCACTGGGTGAAAGGAAATCCTTATCAAAGCAGTGGCAATGGCAATGCCT GTATTTCAAAAGTACAGACTTTCTCTCGGCTAAGAATGGTCCAAGACCTTCTTATGCTTGGCGTAGCATTCAGTTTGGGAAAGATTTGCTGAGACAGGGTCTAAGAAAGCATATAGGAAATGGTGAGACG GTCAGTGATCTGATAGACCTTCAGAACAACTGCTGGAATATGGAAAAGCTTCAAGAGTTGTTTTATCAGGAAGATATCGATAGGATTATGTCTATGAAAACAGCTTTTGGGGAAGAAGACTATTGGGTATGGGTGCATAATAAAAATGGCAGCTATTCGGTGAAATCGGGCTATTGGTTTATCAACAATCTGTGCAGAAGAGAAGAGATCAGAGAAGCGGAATCTCGTCCTTCACTGAATGATCTGAAAGCTGATATTTGGAAACTACAAACAGCCCCTAAAATTAAATCTTTCTTTTGGAGAGCTGTTAGTAATGCAATTCCAGTGGGGGAAATTCTTGTGAAAAGGGGAATCAAAATGGACCCTTGTTGTCAGGATTGTGGTGCTCAAAGAGAGTCCATTAATCACATTTTATTCCAATGCTCCATTGCAAGACAAGTATGGGCTCTAGCCAATGTCCCGCACCCTCAAAATGGCTTCGATGAGGTATCTCATTTCTCTAACTTTCACACTCTGTTAGTGATGAtgaagaataaaaatatttcggAGGAAGTGAGAAATGCAATCCCTTGGATAGTATGGTACTTATGGAAATACAGAAATGGTATCATCTTTGAAGCAAAGAAAGTATCAGCTTCTGATCTTGTGGTTAAAGTGTTGGAAGAAGCAGAATTTTGGTTGTTGGCTCAAAAGAATGAACAGCAGAGGGAGAAAGAAGAACATGAGGCAGGGATGGTTGTTATAAAGTCCTGGTCAGTTCCTCCGCGTGGATGGTTGAAAGGAAACATTGGAGTTGAGTGGAACAGAGTGCAAGCTAGGAGTGGAGCAGCTTGGGTGATTAGAGATGACAAAGGAAAGGTTCTTCTGCACAGTAGACGTGCTTTTTCCAATATTTGCTCTTTGGATGAAGCTAAATATCAAGCGCTTTTATGGTCGGTGGAATCCTTTCATTTCCACCATCTTAACAAAATCATAATAGCCTTAGATGATTCGACCTTCCCGAGCGTTGTCTTAAGACCAAAGGCTTGGCCAAGCTTCAGATGCCAATATATTGAGATTATGAAGAGGTTAGAAAAATTTGAGTGGTGGAGGTtgcaaaaagaagaaagatcttCCAATAGAGGAGCCTTCTTCATTGCTCAAAGTGTGATCAAAGGTGGCTATGCTCAGTCTTATGTAGCTGCTGGTGCTCCTTTTTggcttctccatctctttcaGTATGAGGAATGCCTTTCCTCTATGGGTTTGGCCTcgtag
- the LOC106366122 gene encoding short-chain dehydrogenase/reductase SDRA, producing the protein MEGKKIGRRLEGKVAIVTASTQGIGFGIIERFGLEGASVVVSSRKQANVEEAVEKLKSKGIDAYGIVCHVSNAQHRRNLVEKTVQKYGKIDILVCNAAANPSTDPILSTKEAVLDKLWEINVKSSILLLQDMAPHLEKGSSVIFITSIAGFQPQGSMAMYGVTKTALLGLTKALAAEMGPDTRVNAVAPGFVPTHFASFITENSQVRESIEEKTLLNRLGTTGDMAAAAAFLASDDSSYITGETLVVAGGMPSRL; encoded by the exons atggaaggGAAGAAGATAGGGAGGAGATTGGAAGGAAAGGTGGCGATAGTGACGGCTTCGACGCAAGGGATCGGCTTCGGTATCATCGAGCGTTTCGGTCTCGAAGGCGCTTCCGTCGTCGTTTCTTCCCGCAAACAG GCAAATGTTGAGGAAGCAGTAGAAAAGCTCAAATCCAAAGGGATTGATGCTTATGGAATCGTCTGTCATGTTTCCAATGCTCAACATCGCCGTAATCTTGTCGAAAAGACTGTTCAG AAATATGGAAAGATTGATATCCTTGTCTGTAACGCGGCTGCTAATCCATCTACGGACCCAATCCTGTCCACTAAAGAAGCTGTCCTTGACAAGCTCTGGGAAATCAATGTCAAATCCTCTATTCTTCTCCTTCAG GATATGGCTCCTCACTTAGAGAAGGGTTCTTCGGTTATCTTCATTACTTCCATCGCTGGCTTTCAACCACAAGGATCCATGGCTATGTATGGTGTCACTAAGACTGCTCTTCTCGGACTAACCAAG GCTCTTGCTGCTGAGATGGGTCCAGACACACGTGTCAATGCGGTTGCACCAGGTTTTGTGCCCACACACTTTGCTTCTTTCATCACCGAGAACTCCCAAGTG AGGGAAAGCATCGAAGAGAAGACTCTGCTTAACAGGTTGGGAACAACAGGAGACATGGCTGCTGCTGCGGCTTTCTTAGCATCAGATGATTCTTCTTACATCACCGGAGAAACTTTGGTCGTCGCCGGAGGAATGCCCTCAAGGCTCTAA